One genomic window of Marinobacter adhaerens HP15 includes the following:
- a CDS encoding LysM peptidoglycan-binding domain-containing protein produces MRKLLYALAATTLLITSWAHAAPELRSDHPERYTVVKGDTLWDISARFLNNPWYWPEIWHVNPQVANPHLIYPGDRLALVYIDGKPRITKVASNDVVKLSPKVRSEPIDTPIPAIPLDAIGSFLTDTRIVSPEEINGAPYVLEGEDGRIITGAGDKLYARGEKPADKVGVFRRSKEFRDPDTGEFLGLEARSIARGDVARENGDVLTVNLTSSSEEVRIGDRLMVSEDRRLTTSFVPSAPDQDIEGQMISVDGGVSQIGQFDVVAINRGTREGLEAGNVMAVLKSGNLVRDPVTGETIELPSERAGLLMVFQAYEKMSYGLVLQASRVLTVGDKVTNP; encoded by the coding sequence ATGAGGAAACTGCTGTACGCTCTGGCAGCAACTACGCTGCTTATAACCTCCTGGGCTCATGCTGCACCGGAGCTGCGGTCCGATCATCCCGAGCGTTACACCGTAGTTAAGGGTGACACCCTCTGGGACATTTCGGCCCGTTTTCTGAACAACCCCTGGTACTGGCCGGAAATATGGCATGTAAACCCGCAGGTCGCCAACCCTCACCTGATTTATCCCGGTGATCGCCTTGCCCTGGTTTATATTGATGGCAAGCCCCGTATTACGAAGGTTGCCAGCAACGATGTCGTAAAGCTGTCGCCCAAGGTACGTTCCGAGCCCATCGATACGCCCATCCCGGCGATCCCGCTTGATGCCATTGGCAGTTTCCTGACGGACACCCGTATTGTCAGCCCGGAAGAAATCAACGGTGCTCCGTATGTTCTCGAAGGTGAAGACGGCCGGATTATCACCGGTGCCGGCGACAAGCTGTATGCTCGCGGAGAAAAGCCTGCAGACAAGGTGGGTGTATTCCGTCGCAGCAAGGAATTCCGGGATCCGGATACTGGCGAGTTCCTCGGTCTTGAGGCGCGCAGTATTGCCCGTGGTGATGTCGCCCGGGAAAACGGCGATGTGTTGACCGTAAACCTGACCAGCTCCAGCGAAGAAGTTCGCATTGGTGACCGACTGATGGTGAGTGAAGACCGCCGTCTGACCACCAGCTTCGTGCCAAGTGCTCCCGACCAGGATATTGAAGGGCAGATGATCTCGGTTGACGGTGGTGTGAGCCAGATCGGTCAGTTTGATGTGGTTGCCATAAACCGCGGCACCCGGGAAGGTCTGGAAGCTGGCAACGTGATGGCCGTACTGAAAAGCGGCAACCTGGTTCGCGATCCGGTGACCGGAGAAACCATCGAGCTGCCCTCCGAGCGTGCCGGGTTGTTGATGGTGTTCCAGGCCTACGAAAAAATGAGCTACGGTCTGGTGCTGCAGGCCAGCCGCGTGTTGACGGTGGGTGACAAGGTTACCAACCCCTGA
- the def gene encoding peptide deformylase: MILEILEYPDPRLRTIAKPVEEVTDADRKLIDDMFETMYDAPGIGLAATQVNVHKQIIVMDLSEDKSEPRVFINPEVEVLDGEREAMQEGCLSVPGFYEDVERIEHCMIRAMDRDGKPFELEAKGLLAVCIQHEMDHLNGRLFVDYLSSLKRNRIRKKLEKQHKKSA; encoded by the coding sequence ATGATACTAGAGATTCTCGAATACCCGGATCCCCGTCTACGCACCATTGCCAAACCGGTAGAAGAGGTGACAGACGCCGACCGCAAGCTGATCGACGACATGTTCGAGACCATGTACGATGCGCCCGGCATTGGCCTTGCGGCCACCCAGGTGAATGTGCACAAACAGATCATCGTTATGGATCTGTCCGAGGACAAGAGCGAGCCGCGGGTGTTCATCAATCCCGAGGTGGAAGTGCTGGACGGCGAACGGGAAGCCATGCAGGAAGGTTGCCTGTCTGTGCCCGGTTTCTACGAAGACGTTGAGCGGATCGAACACTGCATGATCCGTGCAATGGACCGGGACGGCAAACCGTTTGAACTGGAAGCGAAAGGCCTGTTGGCTGTCTGTATCCAGCATGAGATGGATCACCTGAACGGCAGGTTGTTCGTTGACTACCTCAGCTCTCTCAAGCGGAACCGCATTCGCAAAAAGCTGGAGAAGCAGCACAAGAAAAGTGCCTGA
- the fmt gene encoding methionyl-tRNA formyltransferase: MRLVFAGTPDFAATALRALIAAGHTIVGVYSQPDRPAGRGRKLQPSPVKQVALDHGIQVFQPETLKTPDAQKQLADLNPDVMIVAAYGLILPKAVLDIPTHGCLNIHASLLPRWRGAAPIQRAIAAGDAETGITIMQMDEGLDTGAMLLKSLTTIEDNDTGGSLHDRLAELGGQAIIKALELLKKGELTGEPQNDQLACYASKLSKTEGHIDWAADATAIERLVRAFNPWPGTYTDLGDQRIRIHEAQALVTASDAFPGTVVQRDRDGIDIACGNGTLRITRLQLPGSRAQSVNDLINGGKELLMPGQELR, translated from the coding sequence GTGCGACTTGTTTTTGCTGGTACACCGGATTTTGCGGCAACCGCGCTCCGCGCCCTTATTGCAGCCGGCCACACCATTGTTGGCGTTTACTCCCAGCCGGATCGTCCCGCCGGCCGTGGCCGGAAGCTGCAGCCCAGCCCGGTCAAGCAGGTGGCGCTGGACCACGGGATCCAGGTCTTCCAGCCCGAAACACTGAAAACGCCCGACGCCCAGAAACAATTGGCCGATCTGAATCCGGACGTGATGATTGTCGCGGCCTACGGTCTGATCCTGCCGAAGGCGGTCCTGGACATTCCAACCCACGGCTGCCTGAACATCCACGCCTCGCTGCTGCCGCGCTGGCGCGGCGCCGCACCTATTCAGCGGGCCATAGCGGCAGGCGATGCGGAAACCGGCATCACCATCATGCAGATGGACGAGGGCCTGGATACCGGCGCCATGCTGTTGAAATCCCTGACCACCATCGAGGACAACGACACCGGCGGCAGTCTCCATGACCGCCTGGCTGAACTGGGTGGCCAGGCCATCATCAAGGCCCTGGAGCTTCTTAAGAAGGGCGAACTCACCGGGGAACCCCAGAACGACCAGCTGGCCTGCTACGCCAGCAAACTGAGCAAGACCGAAGGCCATATTGACTGGGCCGCAGATGCCACAGCGATTGAACGGCTGGTTCGCGCCTTTAACCCCTGGCCCGGAACCTACACCGATCTGGGTGACCAACGTATCCGGATTCACGAAGCCCAGGCCCTGGTTACCGCCAGCGACGCTTTCCCCGGCACCGTAGTACAACGGGACCGGGACGGGATCGACATTGCCTGCGGCAACGGCACCCTGCGCATCACCCGTCTCCAGCTGCCGGGCTCCCGCGCCCAAAGCGTGAACGACCTGATCAATGGCGGCAAGGAACTGCTCATGCCCGGCCAGGAGCTGCGCTGA